In one window of Opitutus sp. GAS368 DNA:
- a CDS encoding DUF2167 domain-containing protein, producing MRNLRLVPALLGLFAANALFAADAPPPDPAAAAEKAGKLAATLKYEKGVITLRDGLARISLPENYRYLNPADTETLLTKLWGNPGGGATLGMIVPAGFDPLGGADWAVVLSFSDDGYVKDDDAAKIDYADLLKKMKEDTTGANKERTEAGYPPIELIGWAAPPRYDASTHKLYWAKEIKFGDEKEHTLNYNIRMLGRRGVLVLNVVAVMPQLKVVEAATPALLAMVDFQEGHRYADFNTSTDKVATYGLAALVAGGLAAKAGFFKLLWVGILAFKKVILLALVAAASSLKKLWNWMRGRKAEEAAAPTPPPPASA from the coding sequence ATGAGAAACCTGCGTCTCGTCCCCGCCCTGCTCGGCCTTTTCGCCGCCAACGCCCTTTTCGCCGCGGACGCCCCGCCGCCCGACCCGGCCGCCGCCGCGGAAAAGGCCGGGAAACTCGCCGCCACGCTCAAGTATGAAAAGGGCGTGATCACCCTGCGCGACGGCCTCGCCCGGATCAGCCTGCCCGAGAATTACCGCTACCTCAACCCGGCTGACACCGAGACCCTGCTGACCAAGCTGTGGGGCAATCCCGGCGGCGGCGCCACGCTCGGCATGATCGTGCCGGCGGGCTTCGACCCGCTGGGCGGCGCCGACTGGGCCGTGGTCCTGAGTTTCAGCGACGACGGTTATGTGAAGGACGATGACGCGGCCAAGATCGACTACGCGGACCTCCTGAAGAAGATGAAGGAGGACACCACGGGCGCCAACAAGGAGCGCACCGAGGCCGGTTACCCGCCCATCGAGCTGATCGGCTGGGCGGCGCCGCCGCGCTACGACGCCTCGACCCACAAGCTGTATTGGGCCAAGGAAATCAAGTTTGGCGACGAGAAAGAGCACACGCTGAACTACAACATCCGCATGCTGGGGCGCCGCGGCGTGCTCGTGCTCAACGTCGTGGCGGTGATGCCGCAGCTGAAGGTGGTCGAGGCGGCCACCCCCGCCCTGCTCGCCATGGTGGACTTCCAGGAAGGCCACCGTTACGCCGACTTCAACACCAGCACCGACAAGGTCGCCACCTACGGCCTGGCCGCGCTGGTGGCTGGAGGCCTCGCGGCCAAGGCCGGGTTCTTCAAGTTGCTCTGGGTGGGCATCCTCGCGTTCAAGAAGGTCATTCTTCTCGCGCTGGTCGCGGCCGCCAGTTCCCTGAAGAAACTCTGGAACTGGATGCGCGGACGCAAAGCGGAGGAAGCCGCCGCGCCCACCCCGCCGCCCCCGGCTAGTGCTTGA
- the dapA gene encoding 4-hydroxy-tetrahydrodipicolinate synthase, whose translation MNRLRTFTGTYTALVTPFRRGTVAYDELKKLVEFQVKAGISGLVPVGTTGESPTVTHEEHLDIIRATIEAARGRVPVIAGTGSNSTHEAIDLTRAADAAGADGMLLVAPYYNRPTQEGLFQHFAQIAEATDKPIILYSIPGRCGIEISVPVIERLRARYPHVAHIKEAGGSVDRVDQIISALGDSVTVLSGDDSLTLPFMAVGAQGVVSVASNLYPKEVGKLVSLALAHDYPKARALHRRLYPVFKTLFIESNPSPVKTAMVAAGIIGSEEVRSPLCPMGAVNRKTLLASLAAFRQG comes from the coding sequence ATGAATCGTCTCCGCACCTTCACCGGCACCTACACCGCCCTCGTCACGCCCTTCCGGCGCGGCACCGTCGCCTATGACGAGTTGAAGAAACTGGTGGAGTTCCAGGTCAAGGCCGGCATCAGCGGCCTCGTGCCGGTCGGCACCACGGGCGAGTCACCCACGGTCACCCACGAGGAACACCTGGACATCATCCGGGCCACGATCGAGGCCGCCCGGGGCCGGGTGCCGGTCATCGCCGGCACGGGTTCCAATTCCACGCACGAGGCCATCGACCTGACCAGGGCGGCCGACGCCGCCGGCGCTGATGGCATGCTCCTCGTGGCGCCCTACTACAACCGCCCCACCCAGGAGGGCCTGTTCCAGCATTTCGCGCAGATTGCCGAGGCGACCGACAAGCCCATCATCCTCTACTCGATCCCGGGCCGCTGCGGCATCGAGATCAGCGTGCCGGTCATCGAGCGCCTCCGCGCCAGGTATCCCCACGTCGCCCACATCAAGGAGGCCGGCGGCAGCGTCGACCGCGTCGACCAGATCATCTCCGCGCTTGGCGACTCGGTCACCGTGCTCAGCGGCGACGACAGTCTCACCCTGCCCTTCATGGCGGTCGGCGCCCAAGGCGTGGTCAGCGTGGCGAGCAACCTTTACCCGAAGGAAGTCGGCAAGCTCGTCTCGCTCGCCCTGGCCCACGACTACCCGAAGGCCCGCGCGCTGCACCGCCGGCTCTACCCGGTGTTCAAGACGCTTTTCATCGAGTCGAATCCCTCGCCGGTGAAAACGGCGATGGTCGCGGCCGGCATCATCGGTTCCGAAGAGGTGCGGTCGCCGCTCTGCCCGATGGGCGCCGTCAACCGCAAGACCCTGCTCGCCTCGCTCGCTGCCTTCCGCCAGGGCTGA
- the ruvA gene encoding Holliday junction branch migration protein RuvA, which yields MITSVSGTLVAATPLTAVVEAGGLGYELHIPVTTAERLPVPGKPVKLHTLAVYREDSATLYGFSTEEERDFFRLLVEKVTGVGPKMALSVLSKLSLPTLKGAIAAGDVGLLAKCPGIGKKTAERLVIELRDKLNPAELGHVAPARGEGTPPAAENKIRDAVLALTALGYKAPDADKAVRQAWVALGAAASTEALIKKALG from the coding sequence ATGATCACCAGCGTCTCTGGCACCCTCGTTGCGGCCACCCCGTTGACGGCGGTCGTGGAGGCCGGCGGCCTCGGTTACGAGCTCCACATCCCGGTCACCACGGCCGAGCGCCTGCCCGTGCCCGGCAAGCCGGTCAAGCTCCACACCCTGGCGGTCTACCGGGAGGATTCGGCGACCCTCTACGGCTTCTCTACCGAGGAGGAGCGCGACTTCTTCCGCCTGCTCGTCGAGAAGGTCACCGGCGTCGGCCCGAAGATGGCCCTCAGTGTCCTGAGCAAGCTCTCCCTCCCCACCCTCAAGGGCGCCATTGCCGCCGGCGACGTCGGCCTGCTGGCCAAATGCCCGGGCATCGGCAAGAAGACCGCCGAGCGGCTGGTCATCGAGCTGCGCGACAAGCTGAACCCCGCCGAGCTGGGTCACGTGGCACCGGCCAGGGGGGAAGGCACGCCGCCCGCGGCCGAGAACAAGATCCGCGATGCGGTGCTCGCTCTCACGGCGCTGGGCTACAAGGCCCCGGATGCGGACAAGGCCGTCCGGCAGGCCTGGGTTGCCCTGGGCGCCGCGGCCTCAACCGAGGCGCTGATCAAAAAAGCCCTGGGCTGA
- a CDS encoding M20/M25/M40 family metallo-hydrolase → MFDPVEKLKEYVRQGSVSADPQFKAGMAGAQQFLTRLLTEIGFKVELVPTALHPVLLAKRGDNPAWPHVIIYGHYDVQPPDPLDKWVTPPFEPTIRGERIYGRGTADNKGPLLVHITAVARLLEKNPHLPLRLTFMVEGEEEIGSKNFKTFLKENKEKLRGDFIYMSDNGILSPDQMIITVGLRGMLAFEIELTGPNSDLHSGMHGGVLMNPLQALAELCASLHTPDGRVNLPGFYDAVVQPEPWEREQLAKAGLQEKDYAAFLGIKEFHTPPGYTPFEAIRFLPTLEFNGFSGGYQGEGTKTVIPSKAKVKITCRLVPNQTPDNMKEAVFNAIKARCPKGVTMAITPQHNATPYVVIPPDRSNTPKNQSPALAKCFRAVDKAATEVFGKPPIYLREGGSVGLLADLKEVLGLDAVMMGLFLPEDNLHAPNESFHLGVMKKGIDTSERVLAELAKG, encoded by the coding sequence ATGTTTGACCCTGTTGAAAAGCTCAAGGAATACGTCCGCCAAGGCAGCGTCTCGGCCGACCCGCAGTTCAAGGCGGGCATGGCGGGCGCCCAGCAGTTCCTGACCAGGCTGCTGACGGAAATCGGCTTCAAGGTGGAGCTGGTGCCCACCGCGCTGCATCCGGTGCTGCTCGCCAAGCGCGGCGACAACCCGGCCTGGCCGCATGTCATCATCTACGGCCACTACGACGTGCAGCCGCCCGACCCGCTCGACAAGTGGGTCACGCCGCCGTTCGAGCCGACCATCCGGGGTGAGCGCATCTACGGCCGCGGCACGGCCGACAACAAGGGCCCGCTGCTGGTGCACATCACGGCCGTCGCGCGCCTGCTGGAGAAGAACCCCCACCTGCCGCTGCGCCTGACCTTCATGGTCGAGGGCGAGGAGGAAATCGGGAGCAAGAATTTCAAAACCTTCCTCAAGGAGAACAAGGAGAAGCTCCGCGGCGACTTCATCTATATGTCGGACAACGGTATTCTTTCGCCCGACCAGATGATCATCACCGTCGGCCTGCGCGGCATGCTGGCCTTCGAGATCGAGCTGACCGGGCCGAACTCGGACCTGCACTCCGGCATGCACGGCGGCGTGCTGATGAATCCGCTGCAGGCGCTGGCCGAGCTCTGCGCCTCGCTGCACACGCCGGACGGGCGGGTCAACCTCCCGGGCTTCTACGACGCCGTGGTCCAGCCCGAGCCCTGGGAGCGCGAGCAGCTCGCCAAGGCGGGCCTCCAGGAGAAGGACTACGCGGCCTTTCTCGGCATCAAGGAATTCCACACGCCGCCCGGCTACACGCCGTTCGAGGCCATCCGCTTCCTGCCGACGCTCGAGTTCAACGGCTTCAGCGGCGGCTACCAGGGCGAGGGGACCAAGACGGTCATCCCGAGCAAGGCCAAGGTGAAGATCACCTGCCGCCTCGTGCCGAACCAGACGCCGGACAACATGAAGGAAGCGGTCTTCAACGCCATCAAGGCGCGCTGCCCGAAGGGCGTGACGATGGCCATCACGCCGCAGCACAATGCCACACCCTACGTGGTCATCCCGCCCGACCGGTCGAACACGCCGAAGAACCAGTCGCCGGCGCTGGCGAAATGCTTCCGCGCGGTGGACAAGGCGGCGACCGAGGTCTTTGGCAAGCCGCCGATCTATCTCCGCGAGGGCGGCAGCGTCGGCCTGCTCGCCGACCTGAAGGAAGTGCTCGGGCTCGACGCCGTGATGATGGGGCTCTTCCTGCCGGAGGACAACCTGCACGCGCCGAACGAGAGCTTCCACCTCGGCGTGATGAAGAAGGGCATCGATACCTCCGAGCGCGTGCTGGCCGAGCTGGCGAAGGGGTAG
- a CDS encoding response regulator transcription factor: MPTLISAKRIVIIEDQTAIREMLAEILRIDPAYKIVGESGDGQQACQLCLDLKPDLLVLDARLPGLSGVDILRRISKQLKNTRVLVFSAYESPALVREMLEAGAHGFVEKTAGLGEFKKGLETIANGGTYFGPGVAALLRTVVANNSPASGVDTLTDREREILKLVAESNSTKEIAQKLGISVKTVDNHRTNLMRKLNLHDVASLTRYALEIGLIDHRAQTW, from the coding sequence GTGCCCACACTCATTTCAGCCAAACGCATCGTCATCATCGAGGACCAGACCGCCATCCGCGAGATGCTGGCGGAAATCCTCCGCATCGACCCGGCCTATAAGATTGTCGGCGAAAGCGGCGACGGCCAGCAGGCCTGCCAGCTCTGCCTCGATCTGAAGCCCGACCTGCTCGTGCTCGACGCCCGCCTGCCGGGCCTCAGCGGCGTGGACATCCTCCGCCGCATCAGCAAGCAGCTCAAAAACACCCGCGTGCTGGTATTTTCCGCCTACGAGAGCCCCGCCCTCGTCCGCGAGATGCTCGAGGCCGGCGCCCACGGTTTTGTCGAGAAGACCGCCGGCCTGGGCGAGTTCAAGAAGGGCCTCGAGACCATTGCCAACGGCGGCACCTATTTCGGCCCCGGCGTGGCCGCCCTGCTTCGCACCGTCGTCGCCAACAACAGCCCGGCCTCCGGCGTCGACACCCTCACCGACCGCGAGCGCGAGATCCTCAAGCTCGTCGCCGAGAGCAACAGCACCAAGGAAATCGCCCAGAAGCTCGGCATCAGCGTCAAGACCGTGGACAACCACCGCACGAACCTCATGCGGAAGCTCAACCTCCACGACGTCGCCAGCCTCACCCGTTACGCCCTGGAGATCGGCCTCATCGACCACCGCGCCCAGACGTGGTGA
- the purH gene encoding bifunctional phosphoribosylaminoimidazolecarboxamide formyltransferase/IMP cyclohydrolase, translating into MEKLALLSVSDKRGLVEFATALVKQHGYRLLSTGGTAKLLAEAKLPVTEVSAHTGFPEMMEGRVKTLHPKIHGGLLCRRDKADHLAAAKQHGIDLIDLVVVNLYPFEQTVAKPHVEFEEAIENIDIGGPSMLRSAAKNHESVTVVCDPADYDPVLAALAEPAKLSELRRKLALKVFQRTGAYDTAIAKYLEGQQAEPDLEALSGFPANFSLSLKKAQSLRYGENPHQKAALYGTFHEHFSQLQGKELSYNNILDITAATYLIGEFERPTVAILKHTNPCGVGSADTLLEAWEKAYATDRQAPFGGIIIVNNTLDGALAKIISEIFTEVIIAPRFSDEARQIFGKKKNLRLMIAKEGLGADALQEVRSVVGGVLVQDRDRSMEKPAGWKVVTKRQPTAEEMAAMLFGWKVGKHVKSNAIVYCRGEQTLGIGAGQMARVDSSRIAVWKAGEAKLDLKGSVVASEALFPFADGLIAAAEAGATSAIQPGGSVRDEEVIKAADERGLAMVFTGVRHFKH; encoded by the coding sequence ATGGAAAAGCTCGCCCTGCTTTCGGTCAGTGACAAACGCGGCTTGGTGGAATTCGCCACGGCCCTCGTCAAGCAGCACGGCTACCGGTTGCTGTCCACCGGCGGCACCGCCAAGCTCCTGGCCGAGGCCAAGCTGCCCGTGACCGAGGTCAGCGCGCATACGGGTTTCCCCGAAATGATGGAGGGCCGCGTGAAGACGCTGCATCCGAAGATCCATGGCGGTTTGCTTTGCCGGCGCGACAAGGCCGACCATCTGGCCGCGGCGAAGCAGCACGGCATCGACCTGATCGACCTCGTGGTGGTGAACCTCTATCCCTTCGAGCAGACGGTGGCCAAGCCGCACGTCGAGTTCGAGGAGGCGATCGAGAACATCGACATCGGGGGACCGTCCATGCTGCGCAGCGCGGCCAAGAACCATGAGAGCGTCACCGTCGTGTGCGACCCGGCGGACTACGATCCGGTGCTAGCGGCCTTGGCGGAGCCGGCGAAACTCAGCGAGCTCCGCCGCAAACTTGCGCTGAAGGTCTTCCAGCGCACCGGCGCCTACGACACGGCCATCGCGAAATATCTCGAGGGCCAGCAGGCCGAGCCCGATCTCGAGGCGCTCAGCGGCTTTCCGGCGAACTTCAGCCTGTCGCTCAAGAAGGCCCAGAGCCTGCGTTACGGAGAGAACCCGCACCAGAAGGCCGCGCTCTACGGCACCTTCCACGAACATTTCTCGCAGCTGCAGGGCAAGGAACTCAGCTATAACAACATTCTCGATATCACGGCGGCGACCTACCTGATCGGCGAGTTCGAGCGCCCGACGGTCGCGATCCTCAAGCACACCAATCCCTGTGGCGTCGGCAGCGCCGATACGCTGCTCGAGGCGTGGGAGAAGGCCTATGCCACGGACCGGCAGGCGCCCTTCGGCGGCATCATCATCGTCAACAACACGCTCGATGGCGCGCTGGCGAAGATCATCAGCGAGATCTTCACCGAGGTGATCATCGCCCCGCGGTTCAGCGACGAGGCGCGGCAGATTTTCGGCAAGAAGAAGAACCTGCGGCTCATGATCGCCAAGGAGGGCCTCGGCGCCGACGCGCTGCAGGAGGTGCGCTCCGTGGTCGGCGGCGTGTTGGTGCAGGATCGCGACCGCTCCATGGAAAAACCCGCCGGCTGGAAAGTGGTGACGAAGCGCCAGCCGACGGCGGAGGAGATGGCCGCCATGCTGTTCGGCTGGAAGGTCGGCAAGCACGTGAAGTCGAACGCCATCGTCTATTGCCGGGGCGAGCAGACGCTGGGCATCGGCGCCGGCCAGATGGCGCGGGTGGACAGCTCGCGCATCGCGGTGTGGAAGGCGGGGGAGGCCAAGCTGGACCTGAAGGGCTCCGTCGTGGCCAGCGAGGCGCTGTTCCCGTTCGCCGACGGCCTGATCGCCGCCGCCGAAGCCGGGGCCACCTCAGCGATTCAACCCGGTGGCTCGGTGCGCGACGAAGAGGTCATCAAGGCCGCCGACGAGCGCGGTCTGGCGATGGTCTTCACCGGCGTCCGGCACTTCAAGCACTAG
- a CDS encoding M48 family metallopeptidase has product MKSRLGLGLLTGVLLLAGCYTVPETGRSSFIMPFVDDVAQGTAAFTDLKAREKISDDPAANERVARIGRRIAAAVGDALPGAKWEFVVFDAPKTVNAFALPGGKVGVYSGLLALTDSDDEIAIVMGHEIGHVTARHGAERMSKGVAAALLGVALDVGLKENRNHDLLLVAYGVGAGGAMLKFSRDNESEADFIGIRYAAKAGYDPRAAVSFWQKMEKQGSSGAVPAFLSTHPTHERRVADLQGWMPQVLPLYEAAKLKYGN; this is encoded by the coding sequence ATGAAGTCGCGCTTGGGCCTGGGTCTGCTGACGGGAGTCCTCTTGCTGGCGGGTTGTTACACGGTGCCCGAAACCGGCCGCAGCTCCTTTATCATGCCCTTTGTCGACGACGTGGCCCAGGGCACGGCGGCTTTCACCGACCTCAAGGCCAGGGAAAAGATTTCGGACGACCCGGCGGCCAACGAGCGCGTCGCCCGGATCGGCCGGCGGATCGCGGCTGCCGTGGGCGACGCCCTGCCGGGCGCCAAGTGGGAGTTTGTGGTGTTTGACGCACCGAAGACCGTCAACGCCTTCGCCCTGCCGGGCGGCAAGGTGGGCGTCTATTCCGGTCTGCTGGCGCTGACCGATTCCGACGATGAGATCGCCATCGTCATGGGGCATGAAATCGGGCACGTGACCGCCCGCCACGGCGCCGAACGCATGAGCAAGGGCGTGGCGGCGGCCCTCCTCGGCGTGGCGCTGGATGTCGGCCTGAAAGAGAATCGGAACCACGACCTGCTGCTGGTCGCCTACGGCGTGGGTGCCGGCGGCGCGATGCTGAAGTTTTCCCGCGACAACGAGAGCGAGGCCGACTTCATCGGCATCCGCTACGCCGCCAAGGCCGGCTATGACCCGCGCGCGGCGGTCAGTTTCTGGCAGAAAATGGAAAAGCAGGGTTCGTCCGGCGCGGTGCCGGCCTTCCTTTCGACGCATCCCACGCATGAGCGGCGGGTCGCCGACCTCCAGGGCTGGATGCCGCAGGTGCTGCCGCTCTACGAGGCGGCGAAACTGAAGTATGGGAATTAA
- a CDS encoding site-2 protease family protein, producing the protein MTPNLADGLLWYGVFLFSTICHEAAHAWSALKLGDDTAARGGQVSLNPVPHIRREPFGMVVVPILSWLAGGWLFGWASAPYDPQWARQYPRRAALMALAGPATNLLLAASAALLIRVGYEWDFFRAPSSLSAAHLAVAAHDGPGGILAPLLSVLLSLNLLLALFNLVPLPPLDGSSAPLLLLPPAAAEKYSAVMRSPWLRYAGILLASRIVSPILPRLLLGAASVIYPSIHY; encoded by the coding sequence ATGACACCCAACTTGGCGGATGGCCTCCTCTGGTATGGCGTCTTTCTTTTCTCCACGATCTGTCACGAAGCGGCCCATGCCTGGAGCGCACTGAAGCTGGGCGATGACACCGCCGCGCGGGGCGGTCAGGTCTCCCTCAATCCGGTGCCCCACATCCGGCGCGAACCCTTCGGCATGGTGGTGGTGCCCATTCTTTCCTGGCTGGCCGGCGGCTGGCTCTTCGGCTGGGCGAGCGCCCCGTATGATCCCCAGTGGGCGCGGCAATATCCCCGCCGCGCCGCGCTCATGGCCCTGGCCGGGCCCGCCACCAACCTGCTCCTGGCCGCCAGCGCCGCGCTGCTGATCCGCGTCGGCTACGAATGGGATTTCTTCCGGGCGCCCTCCTCGCTTTCCGCCGCCCACCTGGCCGTGGCCGCACACGATGGTCCCGGCGGGATCCTGGCGCCGCTGCTGAGCGTCCTGCTTTCGCTCAACCTGCTGCTGGCCCTTTTCAACCTCGTGCCCCTGCCGCCGCTCGACGGCAGCAGCGCCCCGCTGCTCCTGCTGCCGCCCGCGGCCGCGGAGAAATATTCCGCCGTGATGCGCAGCCCGTGGCTCCGGTATGCCGGCATTTTGCTCGCCTCGCGGATCGTTTCGCCCATCCTGCCAAGGTTGCTGCTGGGGGCCGCCAGCGTGATCTATCCGTCGATCCATTATTGA
- a CDS encoding sigma-70 family RNA polymerase sigma factor, translating into MTAKAQEVALDRLLVDRFKGGDATAFDQLVTRYWDRIYAMTNQLLRNQQDAEEVTQDAFIRAHRGLVNFRGDSAFSTWLYQIATNLARNRYWYWWRRKRDKSISFEAPVSGENDTTLAELIPAEQETPEDATVTQEFVNRVAECMEELNEKHREILILRNVQNLAYEEIAEILGISVGTVKSRIARARESLRERLGHEFQP; encoded by the coding sequence ATGACTGCCAAAGCCCAGGAAGTAGCCTTGGACCGCCTGCTGGTCGACCGCTTCAAAGGCGGCGACGCCACCGCCTTTGACCAACTGGTCACCCGATATTGGGACCGCATCTATGCGATGACCAACCAGCTCCTGCGCAACCAGCAGGACGCCGAGGAAGTCACGCAGGACGCCTTCATCCGCGCCCACCGCGGGCTGGTGAATTTCCGCGGCGACTCGGCCTTTTCGACCTGGCTCTACCAGATCGCCACCAACCTGGCCCGCAACCGGTATTGGTATTGGTGGCGCCGCAAGCGCGACAAATCCATCTCCTTCGAGGCCCCGGTCAGCGGCGAAAACGACACCACGCTCGCCGAACTCATCCCCGCCGAGCAGGAGACACCCGAGGACGCGACCGTCACGCAGGAGTTCGTCAACCGCGTCGCCGAGTGCATGGAGGAGCTGAACGAGAAACACCGGGAGATCCTGATCCTGCGCAATGTCCAGAATCTCGCCTACGAGGAGATCGCCGAGATCCTCGGCATCAGCGTCGGCACCGTCAAAAGCCGCATCGCCCGCGCCCGCGAGAGCCTGCGCGAGAGACTGGGCCACGAATTTCAGCCATGA
- a CDS encoding OmpA family protein → MKNFAKLLGLTLALSALVLSGCKKKPVRDASTLPATGGPSNTIDPNAVAFAPDQTPIPQRNEGTPDSENKSVVDSVFFGLDRAAVAPAERPKLAAAIKWLKDNPEKNMVLVGHCDWRGTAEYNLGLGDRRANSVKRFLESMGADAKRLETLSKGSTDAKQGGGESEWQKDRRVDFIELKKQ, encoded by the coding sequence ATGAAGAACTTCGCCAAACTCCTCGGCCTCACGCTGGCCCTCTCCGCCCTCGTCCTTTCCGGCTGCAAAAAGAAGCCGGTCCGTGACGCCTCGACGCTCCCCGCGACGGGCGGCCCAAGCAACACGATCGACCCGAACGCGGTCGCCTTTGCTCCGGACCAGACTCCCATTCCTCAGCGCAACGAAGGCACCCCGGACAGCGAGAACAAGAGCGTTGTTGACTCCGTCTTCTTCGGCCTCGATCGCGCCGCCGTCGCTCCCGCCGAGCGCCCGAAGCTGGCTGCCGCCATCAAGTGGCTGAAAGACAATCCCGAGAAAAACATGGTGCTCGTCGGCCATTGCGACTGGCGCGGCACCGCCGAATACAACCTCGGCCTGGGTGACCGCCGCGCGAATTCCGTGAAGCGTTTCCTCGAGTCCATGGGCGCCGACGCCAAGCGCCTCGAGACCCTCTCGAAGGGCTCGACCGACGCCAAGCAGGGCGGCGGTGAATCCGAGTGGCAGAAGGACCGTCGCGTCGACTTCATCGAGCTCAAGAAGCAGTAA
- the dapB gene encoding 4-hydroxy-tetrahydrodipicolinate reductase, which translates to MPLQILLNGAKGRMGRTIAGLAGEMDAAIRATTDAGDDPAAHLAGCDVIIDFSSHSATGRLLELAVAKKKPIVIGTTGHGAAEKKKLLALAAKVPCVWAGNFSVGVNLLFALTRRAAAVLGADYDAEVVEMHHRFKKDAPSGTAARLLEIILEERKLTADALRHGRSGITGERPPTEVGVHALRGGDVVGEHTVLFAALGERVELIHKASDRAIFARGAVRAAHWVVKQKPGVYDMQDVLGLK; encoded by the coding sequence ATGCCGCTCCAGATCCTCCTCAATGGCGCCAAAGGCCGCATGGGCCGGACCATCGCCGGCCTCGCCGGTGAAATGGACGCTGCCATCCGCGCCACCACCGATGCCGGCGACGACCCGGCCGCGCACCTCGCCGGCTGCGACGTGATCATCGATTTCAGTTCTCACTCCGCGACCGGCCGGTTGCTCGAGCTCGCGGTGGCGAAGAAGAAGCCCATCGTCATCGGCACCACCGGCCATGGCGCCGCCGAGAAGAAAAAACTGCTCGCCCTGGCGGCCAAGGTGCCGTGCGTCTGGGCCGGCAATTTCTCCGTCGGCGTGAACCTCCTTTTCGCCCTCACCCGGCGCGCCGCCGCGGTGCTGGGCGCCGATTACGACGCCGAGGTCGTCGAGATGCACCATCGCTTCAAGAAGGACGCCCCGAGCGGCACCGCCGCCCGCCTCCTCGAGATCATCCTCGAGGAGCGCAAGCTGACCGCCGACGCATTGCGGCACGGCCGTTCCGGCATCACGGGTGAACGCCCGCCGACCGAGGTCGGCGTGCATGCGCTGCGCGGCGGCGACGTCGTGGGGGAACACACGGTTTTATTCGCCGCGCTCGGCGAACGCGTGGAGCTGATTCACAAGGCCAGCGACCGGGCCATCTTCGCCCGCGGCGCCGTGCGCGCCGCGCATTGGGTCGTGAAGCAGAAGCCCGGGGTCTACGACATGCAGGACGTGCTCGGCCTCAAATGA
- a CDS encoding ApaG domain produces MSAPLELPGLKVELDKLVYHHGGNLPPDQPHAFVYYLTIRNDSERTVTLLGRKWVIEHADGTRLVVEGDKIVGETPTLAPGGHFSYNSYHVSGQPGRAHGSFHGLDDQGRRVFVRIPAFEMEIPPSD; encoded by the coding sequence ATGTCTGCTCCGCTCGAACTGCCCGGCCTGAAGGTCGAATTGGACAAGCTCGTCTATCACCACGGGGGCAACCTGCCGCCCGACCAGCCGCATGCCTTCGTCTATTACCTGACCATCCGCAACGATTCGGAGCGCACGGTCACCCTGCTGGGCCGCAAATGGGTCATCGAGCACGCCGACGGCACCCGCCTGGTGGTCGAGGGCGACAAGATCGTCGGCGAGACCCCCACCCTGGCCCCCGGCGGACACTTCTCCTACAACAGCTACCACGTGTCCGGCCAGCCCGGTCGGGCCCACGGCAGCTTCCACGGCCTCGACGACCAGGGTCGCCGCGTCTTTGTTCGCATCCCAGCGTTTGAGATGGAGATTCCGCCGAGCGATTGA